A DNA window from Undibacterium sp. YM2 contains the following coding sequences:
- the rpmH gene encoding 50S ribosomal protein L34, with amino-acid sequence MKRTYQPSVVRRKRTHGFRARMATRGGRAVLNARRAKGRKRLAA; translated from the coding sequence ATGAAACGTACTTACCAACCTTCCGTCGTTCGCCGCAAGCGCACTCACGGTTTCCGCGCACGCATGGCAACCCGCGGTGGCCGCGCTGTTCTGAACGCACGTCGCGCCAAAGGCCGTAAACGCCTGGCAGCTTGA